CGATCAGTACATTTCCTTCACAAAATAAGGCAATCAAAACTCCTTCCACCAGATCTTCCTGACCCATGAGTGCTTTTCCCACTTCGGTCAGTGAGCGATGATAGTAATCTTCAATTTGAGAAACATCCATGAATGAACCGTAGCCCTGACTGTCTATCTGAAGTAAGTAAAATCAAAAGCGATCTATAAAACCGCTAATCCGGAATCGGCATCCTCTGACGCCGTTTATTCTAAATCTAATCCGGTTCCAATTTCGAGTATCAGAGTCGATAACTGTCAGGTTTTTTGAAATTGAACTCGCCTGAGAGAACAGTGCACGTAAAAAAAGGCCTCCATTGGTATGGAGGCCTGATGTGAATCTTTATTATGACAAGCTGTATTAAGCAAATTCAGGACGTCTTCGCCCCAATTGTTCTTTTAAACGGTTGACGATACTTGAATGCATTTGACTGACGCGAGATTCAGAGAGACCTAAAGTACTGCCAATCTCTTTCATCGTCAATTCTTCATAGTAATAAAGGATGATTATCAAACGTTCGTTTCGGTTCAACCCTTTGGTGACCAAACGCATCAAATCTCGTTTCTGGATACTTTTGGTAGGATCTTCTCCCTTCGCATCCTGGAGAATATCCACTTCACGCACATCTTTATAGCTGTCAGTTTCATACCATTTTTTATTCAAGCTCACCAGACCGACGGCATTCGCTTCATTTTTGAGTTTGTCAAACTCTTTGCGTGACAATTGCATTTTCCCTGCAATTTCTTCATCTGCCGGGGGACGACCATATTCGGCTTCAGCCGCTTTTCGAGCCGCTTCCAGCTTACTGGCTTTACTCCGAACCAGACGAGGCACCCAGTCCATCGTACGTAATTCGTCTAACATTGCACCACGGATACGAGGCACGCAGTAAGTTTCAAACTTGACTCCTCGCTCCAGATCGAATGCATTAATCGCATCCATCAGCCCAAACACACCAGCCGAAATCAAGTCGTTCAAATCTACCCCTTCAGGTAGCTTGGCCCAAACTCGTTCTGCATTATAACGAACTAAGGGAACATATTGCTCGATTAGCCTATTACGCAACTCCTGGTTGGATTGATCCTGCTTGAATACCTTCCAGATTTCTGCGATTTCTTCACTGGCTTTGATGGCCATTTACTCCTCCGTGATCAACTTACAGTCTATTCAAACTATTCAAATGAAAAGCATGATTGATAAAAATTTTGATATTTAATCAAGATTGTTTTTCCATTTTTCAAAACTCGCTCGTGATGATTCTTCAACCAAACGAGTGGCGACTTCTCCTAACATCAGACCAAGACAAAAAAATATGACTGCAGCCAAAAATGCGGATTGAATCGCACTAATAAAATCAGCATGAGAGAAAATCCCTCTGACTGATTCAGTCGCAAAAGCGATTAACGATAATCGAAATGCATAATGCAGGGCCACAGAATCATCCCAGATAGTGTTTGAAAAAGCTTTCCAATCGAAGTTTCACTTCACTCTGAAGAGACCTTCGCTCCTCTATCTTTTGATATCGGCTCCCTACTTCAGAATATTTAACCTTTCTCC
The Gimesia aquarii DNA segment above includes these coding regions:
- a CDS encoding FliA/WhiG family RNA polymerase sigma factor, whose product is MAIKASEEIAEIWKVFKQDQSNQELRNRLIEQYVPLVRYNAERVWAKLPEGVDLNDLISAGVFGLMDAINAFDLERGVKFETYCVPRIRGAMLDELRTMDWVPRLVRSKASKLEAARKAAEAEYGRPPADEEIAGKMQLSRKEFDKLKNEANAVGLVSLNKKWYETDSYKDVREVDILQDAKGEDPTKSIQKRDLMRLVTKGLNRNERLIIILYYYEELTMKEIGSTLGLSESRVSQMHSSIVNRLKEQLGRRRPEFA